Proteins encoded within one genomic window of Desulfuribacillus stibiiarsenatis:
- a CDS encoding transposase domain-containing protein, giving the protein ATPKGASASAAIYSIIETAKANGLNIYSYLNYLLLYMPDTDYRNRPEDLEDLMPWSPRILAECKN; this is encoded by the coding sequence CAGCTACTCCTAAAGGGGCCTCCGCTAGTGCCGCTATATACAGCATCATCGAGACAGCAAAAGCAAATGGACTGAACATATACAGCTACCTAAACTATCTTCTCTTATACATGCCGGATACTGATTACCGGAATAGGCCAGAAGATTTAGAAGATTTAATGCCTTGGTCTCCGCGTATACTAGCTGAATGCAAGAACTAG